One part of the Candidatus Flexicrinis affinis genome encodes these proteins:
- a CDS encoding MFS transporter produces the protein MNFDRRSIQNTLVARYQWVIVIALSLTTTVSFGVLFYSFTVFVEPMEADLGWSKAEITGAYTITMLVAALSAAAVGRMIDRIGAKRLMTVGSIAACALTFGWAVVDSVPAFYLLWFGLGIVSGAVFYEPAFALIFRWFPLHRSRALTVITFIAGFASVIFIPLSGALVDALGWRAALFALAVIIAVVTIPIHAFVLRDRAMEDPQTDTATPVPARLTPAEAYRRPDFWWLAAGFTLSLFVVTGMSVHLVPYLIGAGYTPAVAAGFGGAIGTVALPGRIIFTPLGARISRHVILALLVGLQGLGLLALVVVGGDVGVWLFVLMFGIGFGSIAPTRAQLIAETFGSAHFGAISGRMSQIGVLRALGPVAVSVVLGATGSYAIPVFILAVMSGLGAGCVLLASRSALSYPSPAQHPAAS, from the coding sequence GTGAATTTCGACCGCCGTTCCATCCAGAATACGCTCGTCGCCCGCTATCAATGGGTGATCGTAATCGCGCTGTCGCTGACTACGACGGTCTCGTTCGGCGTGCTGTTCTACAGCTTCACCGTGTTCGTCGAACCGATGGAGGCCGATCTCGGCTGGAGCAAGGCGGAGATTACCGGCGCATACACCATCACCATGCTGGTGGCGGCGCTGTCCGCCGCGGCCGTCGGCCGGATGATCGACCGGATCGGCGCCAAACGGCTGATGACCGTTGGCTCGATCGCGGCGTGTGCGCTGACGTTCGGCTGGGCGGTGGTCGACAGTGTTCCGGCCTTTTACCTGCTGTGGTTCGGCCTCGGCATCGTCTCTGGCGCGGTGTTCTATGAGCCGGCGTTCGCACTGATCTTTCGCTGGTTCCCACTGCACCGCAGCCGGGCGCTGACGGTCATTACGTTCATCGCCGGGTTCGCCAGCGTCATCTTCATCCCGCTCTCGGGGGCGCTGGTCGACGCGCTGGGTTGGCGTGCTGCCCTCTTCGCATTGGCCGTCATCATAGCGGTCGTCACCATCCCGATTCATGCGTTCGTCCTGCGCGACCGCGCGATGGAAGACCCACAGACCGACACCGCCACACCTGTTCCTGCCCGCCTCACCCCGGCCGAGGCTTACCGCCGGCCGGATTTCTGGTGGCTGGCCGCCGGATTCACACTGTCGCTGTTCGTCGTCACCGGCATGAGCGTGCACCTTGTGCCGTATCTCATCGGCGCCGGGTACACGCCGGCGGTCGCGGCCGGCTTCGGCGGCGCCATCGGCACCGTCGCGCTGCCCGGACGCATCATCTTCACGCCGCTCGGCGCGCGCATCTCGCGCCACGTGATCCTCGCTCTGCTGGTCGGCCTGCAGGGGCTGGGGCTGCTCGCACTCGTCGTCGTTGGCGGTGACGTTGGCGTCTGGCTGTTCGTGCTGATGTTCGGCATAGGCTTCGGCTCAATCGCGCCGACTCGTGCGCAGCTCATCGCGGAGACGTTCGGCTCGGCGCATTTCGGGGCGATCAGCGGGCGCATGAGCCAGATTGGCGTGCTGCGCGCGCTCGGGCCGGTCGCCGTCAGCGTTGTGCTGGGCGCAACCGGCAGCTACGCGATTCCGGTCTTCATCCTCGCCGTGATGTCGGGGCTTGGCGCGGGGTGCGTTCTACTGGCGAGCCGGTCGGCGCTCTCCTACCCTAGCCCAGCGCAACATCCAGCAGCATCATAA
- a CDS encoding LLM class flavin-dependent oxidoreductase yields MVDVLWFIPGHGDGPYLGTDINKRAPSHAYLSSVARAIDSLGYYGALIPTGFGCEDSWVIASSLIPLTQRMKFLIAFRPGSLSPTLAARMAATMDRMSNGRLLLNIITGGDPVELKGDGTFESHDERYAITDEFLTIFRAVMQGETLNFEGKYEHVEGARINFPPVQKPYPPLYFGGSSDAGIAVAAKHIDVYLSLIEPPEMIKPKIDKAREAAAREGREIGIGIRSHIIARDTLEEAWTAANSILKHVTPEAIAAHRERMARFDSVGQGRMMQLSSASSNGRDALEVSPNLWAGFSVVNKGLGTAIVGTPEIVAERLQEYVDLGATKFILSSYPHLEECYRVAETVLPLCSWWDPDKNAVTYRKDTLEWQ; encoded by the coding sequence ATGGTCGACGTACTGTGGTTCATACCGGGGCACGGTGACGGCCCGTATCTGGGGACGGACATCAACAAGCGTGCGCCGAGCCACGCCTATCTTTCGAGCGTCGCGCGGGCGATCGACTCGCTGGGCTATTACGGCGCGCTGATCCCGACCGGCTTTGGCTGTGAGGACAGTTGGGTGATCGCGTCCTCGCTGATCCCCCTCACGCAGCGCATGAAATTCCTGATCGCCTTCCGCCCCGGGAGCCTGTCGCCGACGCTGGCCGCACGCATGGCGGCCACGATGGACCGCATGAGCAACGGACGACTGCTGCTCAACATCATCACCGGCGGCGATCCGGTCGAGCTGAAAGGCGACGGCACGTTCGAGAGCCACGACGAGCGCTATGCCATCACCGACGAATTCCTGACCATCTTCCGCGCCGTAATGCAGGGCGAGACGCTCAACTTCGAAGGCAAGTACGAGCATGTCGAGGGCGCGCGCATCAACTTCCCGCCGGTGCAGAAGCCGTATCCGCCGCTGTACTTCGGCGGGTCGTCCGATGCCGGGATCGCGGTCGCCGCCAAGCACATCGACGTGTACCTGAGCCTGATCGAGCCGCCGGAGATGATCAAGCCGAAGATCGACAAGGCGCGCGAGGCGGCCGCCCGCGAAGGCCGCGAGATCGGCATCGGCATCCGCTCGCACATCATCGCGCGCGACACGCTGGAAGAGGCGTGGACCGCCGCCAACAGCATCCTCAAGCACGTCACGCCGGAGGCCATCGCCGCGCATCGCGAGCGCATGGCGCGCTTCGACTCGGTCGGGCAGGGGCGCATGATGCAGCTCTCGTCGGCCTCGTCCAACGGCCGCGACGCGCTGGAGGTCTCGCCGAACCTGTGGGCCGGCTTCAGCGTCGTCAACAAGGGGCTTGGCACGGCCATCGTCGGCACGCCGGAGATCGTCGCCGAGCGCTTGCAGGAGTACGTCGACCTCGGCGCGACCAAGTTCATCCTGAGCAGCTATCCGCACCTCGAGGAGTGCTACCGCGTGGCCGAGACCGTGCTGCCGCTGTGCTCGTGGTGGGATCCGGACAAGAACGCCGTCACGTACCGCAAAGACACCTTGGAATGGCAATAG
- a CDS encoding DUF1905 domain-containing protein: protein MPAHEFDAVLLKDRDTPNAWTYITVPFSVFDTYGERGQLRVAGTVDGVPYDATLSPYGGHHTMVVRRATLDAIGKGPGDSIHVIIAPDTAPRVLVVPDDFAEALAEHDIAGPAWEKLAYSHRKEYVDWIVDAKKRETRDRRIVKALDMIAEGQVRKR, encoded by the coding sequence ATGCCGGCGCACGAATTCGACGCGGTGCTGCTCAAAGATCGCGACACGCCCAACGCATGGACGTATATTACGGTGCCTTTCAGCGTGTTTGACACGTATGGAGAGAGGGGGCAGCTTCGCGTCGCCGGCACCGTCGACGGTGTCCCATACGATGCCACACTGTCTCCGTATGGCGGGCATCACACGATGGTCGTGCGCCGCGCGACGCTGGATGCGATCGGCAAAGGCCCCGGCGACTCGATCCACGTCATCATCGCGCCTGACACCGCGCCGCGCGTGCTCGTCGTGCCAGACGACTTTGCCGAAGCGCTGGCCGAGCACGACATCGCCGGCCCGGCGTGGGAGAAACTCGCCTACAGCCATCGCAAGGAGTACGTCGACTGGATCGTGGACGCGAAAAAGCGCGAGACGCGCGACCGGCGCATCGTCAAGGCGCTCGACATGATCGCTGAGGGACAGGTTCGCAAGCGGTGA
- the gyrA gene encoding DNA gyrase subunit A — protein sequence MADEYNDDVNSGGGDEGDSPLSQPSGTIRTININEEMRGSYLDYAMSVIVARALPDARDGLKPVHRRILYAMYDMGIRPGTAYKKSARIVGEVLGKYHPHGDSAVYDAMARMAQDFSLRYLLVDGQGNFGSLDGDSPAAMRYTEARMSRIGDELMTDINMETVDFGDNYDGTQQEPIVLPARVPNLLANGVSGIAVGMATNIPPHNLRELAAAITYMIDNFDVIEDITVDDLIQFVKGPDFPTGGLVIANDELKEAYATGKGRVVMRATCDTEEGRDGHLRLVYNSFPYQVSKIGIIEKIVQLVREGRLNGIRDLRDESDRDGQRLVVELKKGATPELVRNQLYKFTPLQSTFSIQMLALAGGEPRTLSLKRALQIFIDHRYEVITRRSEFELKKKQARAHILEGLLKALSSIDAIIRVIRSAEDAEQARSTLMEQFGLSELQADAILEMQLRRLAALERQKITDEFNEVMARIAYLEDLLQSPAKIRSLIRDDINEIAETFGDVRRTEIDYDDADFDEDQLHREEEVVITLSVNGYIKRVPAREYRAQRRGGKGVTGMSFKSEDDVLMDAFACSSLDSLLFFSNLGRVYSKKAYKVPESARASKGTLIHAILPLESEEWITAVVNVETFDRPDGESAYFVMATRGGKIKRVTLNEFRSVRPSGLVAINLLEGDTLGWVKYTDGDQEIMLATESGKSIRFHEGSVRVMGRAAIGVNSIRLDEADSVVGMDVVKPEHTHLLVITRNGYGKRTNLDEYRAQGRYGMGIRTLARNEKTGPVVAMRCITAEDEIVVLTRQGIVLRTSQSSIRDAGRNTQGVRVIRLAEEDDVVAMAILTESEDEEVVAPNGNGAEDGVAIDDLPEAEAPDAPSSN from the coding sequence ATGGCAGACGAGTACAACGACGACGTCAATTCTGGCGGCGGTGATGAGGGGGATTCGCCCCTTTCGCAGCCTTCTGGCACCATTCGCACCATCAACATCAACGAAGAAATGCGGGGGAGCTACCTCGATTACGCCATGAGCGTGATCGTCGCGCGCGCCCTGCCTGATGCCCGCGACGGCCTCAAGCCGGTGCACCGGCGCATCCTGTACGCGATGTACGACATGGGCATTCGCCCCGGCACCGCCTACAAGAAGTCCGCCCGTATCGTCGGCGAAGTGCTGGGCAAGTATCACCCGCATGGCGACTCGGCGGTGTATGACGCGATGGCGCGCATGGCGCAAGACTTCAGCCTGCGCTACCTGCTCGTTGACGGGCAGGGCAACTTCGGCAGCCTTGACGGCGACAGCCCCGCGGCCATGCGTTACACGGAAGCGCGAATGTCGCGCATCGGCGACGAGCTGATGACCGACATCAACATGGAAACGGTCGACTTCGGCGACAACTACGACGGCACGCAGCAAGAGCCGATCGTGCTGCCGGCGCGCGTCCCGAACCTGCTGGCCAATGGCGTCAGCGGTATTGCCGTCGGTATGGCGACCAACATCCCGCCGCACAACTTGCGCGAGCTGGCCGCCGCGATCACCTACATGATCGACAACTTCGACGTCATCGAGGACATCACCGTCGACGACCTGATCCAGTTCGTCAAGGGGCCGGACTTCCCGACCGGCGGCCTCGTCATCGCCAACGACGAACTGAAGGAAGCCTACGCCACCGGCAAGGGCCGCGTCGTCATGCGCGCCACGTGCGACACCGAGGAGGGGCGCGACGGTCACCTGCGCCTCGTCTACAACAGCTTCCCGTATCAGGTCAGCAAGATCGGCATCATCGAGAAGATCGTGCAGCTCGTCCGCGAGGGCCGGCTCAACGGCATCCGCGACCTGCGCGACGAATCCGACCGTGACGGCCAGCGCCTCGTGGTCGAGCTTAAGAAGGGCGCGACGCCGGAACTGGTGCGCAACCAGCTCTACAAGTTCACGCCGCTGCAGTCGACGTTCAGCATCCAGATGCTGGCACTGGCCGGCGGCGAACCGCGTACGCTCAGCCTGAAGCGCGCGCTGCAAATCTTCATCGACCACCGCTACGAGGTCATCACCCGCCGCAGCGAGTTCGAGCTGAAGAAGAAGCAGGCGCGGGCGCACATCCTCGAAGGCTTGCTTAAGGCGCTCAGCAGCATCGACGCGATCATCCGCGTGATCCGCAGCGCCGAGGACGCCGAGCAGGCACGCAGCACGCTCATGGAGCAGTTCGGCTTGAGTGAATTGCAGGCCGATGCGATCCTCGAGATGCAGCTTCGCCGCCTCGCGGCGCTCGAGCGCCAGAAGATCACCGACGAGTTCAACGAGGTCATGGCGCGTATCGCCTACCTCGAAGACCTGCTGCAAAGCCCGGCCAAGATTCGCAGCCTGATCCGCGACGACATTAACGAGATTGCTGAGACTTTCGGTGACGTACGCCGTACCGAGATCGACTACGACGACGCCGATTTCGACGAAGACCAGCTTCACCGCGAAGAAGAGGTCGTCATCACGCTGTCGGTCAACGGGTACATCAAGCGCGTGCCAGCCCGCGAGTACCGCGCGCAGCGGCGCGGCGGCAAGGGCGTCACCGGCATGTCGTTCAAATCGGAAGACGATGTGCTGATGGACGCGTTCGCGTGCAGCAGCCTCGACAGCCTGCTGTTCTTCAGCAACCTCGGCCGCGTGTACAGCAAGAAGGCGTACAAAGTGCCGGAAAGCGCGCGCGCGTCGAAGGGCACGCTGATCCACGCCATTCTGCCGCTGGAAAGCGAGGAGTGGATCACTGCCGTGGTCAACGTCGAGACATTCGACCGGCCCGACGGTGAATCGGCGTACTTCGTGATGGCGACGCGCGGCGGCAAGATCAAGCGTGTGACGCTGAACGAATTCCGCAGCGTACGCCCGTCCGGCCTTGTGGCGATCAACCTGCTCGAAGGCGACACGCTCGGGTGGGTCAAGTACACGGACGGCGATCAGGAGATCATGCTGGCGACCGAAAGTGGCAAGAGCATTCGGTTCCACGAGGGGAGCGTACGCGTCATGGGCCGCGCCGCGATCGGCGTCAACTCGATCCGCTTGGACGAGGCTGACAGCGTCGTCGGCATGGACGTCGTTAAACCGGAGCACACCCACCTGCTGGTGATCACGCGTAACGGCTACGGCAAGCGCACCAACCTCGACGAGTACCGCGCGCAGGGCCGCTACGGCATGGGCATCCGCACGCTGGCGCGCAACGAGAAGACCGGCCCGGTGGTCGCCATGCGTTGCATCACGGCCGAGGACGAGATTGTCGTGCTGACGCGGCAGGGAATCGTGCTGCGCACGTCGCAAAGCTCGATCCGCGATGCCGGACGCAATACGCAGGGCGTGCGCGTGATCCGCCTTGCCGAAGAGGACGACGTAGTAGCAATGGCGATCTTGACCGAGAGCGAGGACGAGGAAGTCGTCGCGCCGAACGGCAACGGCGCCGAGGACGGCGTCGCCATCGACGACTTGCCCGAGGCCGAAGCGCCAGACGCACCCAGCAGCAACTAG
- a CDS encoding nucleotide pyrophosphohydrolase yields the protein MTLAELTAAMLAFVESKGWLTPDSPHPQTPKNLAVSLALEASEVLEHFQWTDEAADPDALASELADVLLYLMQLAHVHGIDLADAVMRKLDVNDSREW from the coding sequence ATGACCCTCGCCGAACTGACCGCCGCCATGCTCGCCTTTGTCGAGTCGAAAGGCTGGCTGACTCCCGACTCGCCTCACCCGCAAACGCCCAAGAACCTCGCTGTCTCGCTGGCGCTGGAGGCGTCCGAGGTGCTGGAGCATTTTCAGTGGACGGACGAGGCCGCCGATCCGGATGCGCTGGCGTCGGAACTCGCCGACGTGCTACTGTATCTGATGCAGCTCGCGCACGTCCACGGCATCGACCTCGCTGACGCCGTGATGCGCAAGCTGGACGTTAACGATAGTCGCGAGTGGTAG
- a CDS encoding ester cyclase: protein MNAHRKPVSIAVLTIAFAAVLAFGVGTYAQQPPAFSAGLTDDMASDFVQSLDAIFNTPDLSLADNLFADDFVAHMPLSPDLDREGWKDYFDSLYGSFPDLRQTTNKFMVAGDHLIMMVTYSGRHQDTFFGVDATCNASQMDGIGVFRFEGGRPVEAWVEMDLAGLIFQTRANDPRRGIKLTDDSCYDPEIGMRGGIEADSQPAFAQYP, encoded by the coding sequence ATGAACGCGCACCGCAAGCCCGTTTCCATTGCCGTACTTACGATCGCTTTCGCCGCCGTTCTGGCCTTCGGTGTGGGTACATACGCACAGCAGCCGCCGGCCTTCAGCGCCGGCCTGACCGACGATATGGCATCCGATTTCGTCCAATCGCTCGACGCCATATTCAATACGCCCGACCTCAGCTTGGCCGATAACCTGTTTGCCGACGATTTCGTGGCGCACATGCCACTGTCGCCCGACCTCGACCGCGAGGGCTGGAAGGACTACTTCGACTCGCTGTACGGCTCGTTCCCGGACCTGCGTCAGACCACGAATAAGTTCATGGTCGCCGGCGATCACCTCATCATGATGGTCACCTATAGCGGCCGGCATCAGGACACGTTCTTTGGCGTGGACGCCACATGTAACGCGTCGCAGATGGACGGCATCGGCGTCTTCCGCTTCGAGGGCGGCCGACCGGTCGAGGCGTGGGTGGAGATGGACCTCGCGGGGCTGATCTTCCAGACCCGCGCCAACGATCCGCGGCGGGGGATCAAGCTGACGGACGACTCGTGCTACGACCCGGAAATCGGTATGCGAGGGGGTATCGAGGCTGACAGCCAGCCCGCGTTTGCACAATATCCCTAG
- a CDS encoding AAA family ATPase, which yields MPTGRTSNVFDSLNDREREILALLGEDLSDREIAARLHLSPTTVKWYNRQIFQKLGVENRKQAAERASALGLFEAPLDHDTPPHNLPTALTPFIGRIGDLETLSHWMSDPDSRLLTVAAPGGMGKSRLALAVAQHALRVFRDGVYFVTLAPVSAADSVLTHIIAAVRCPAMQDGRTPLQQLCDFLSNKHLMLVLDNFEHVLDAADSVVELLKAAPALKVLVTSRERLNLSAETVYPLGGLDFPEAAGDHEQREYGAMQLFVQSAQRADARFAAPPEEIARVCRLVQGMPLAIELAAAWVSVMTPAEIAAEIERSADVLYTDARDIPERMRSIRAVFESTWARLTEPERSAFAAMSVFRGGCTQEAALGDRRRPACYRVAGRQGAALARRADWPTEYP from the coding sequence ATGCCAACAGGTCGCACTTCCAACGTATTCGATTCGCTGAACGACCGCGAACGGGAAATCCTCGCGCTTCTCGGCGAAGACCTCTCCGACCGCGAGATTGCTGCACGCCTTCACCTCAGTCCCACCACCGTCAAGTGGTACAACCGGCAAATCTTCCAGAAGCTCGGCGTCGAGAATCGCAAACAGGCGGCCGAGCGCGCCAGTGCGCTTGGACTGTTCGAGGCGCCGCTCGATCACGACACTCCGCCCCACAACCTGCCGACCGCGTTAACTCCATTCATCGGCCGCATCGGAGATCTGGAAACGCTCAGTCACTGGATGTCCGATCCCGACAGTCGGCTGCTCACGGTCGCTGCTCCGGGCGGTATGGGCAAGTCGCGGCTTGCGCTTGCCGTCGCACAGCACGCGTTGAGGGTGTTTCGGGACGGCGTGTACTTCGTCACGCTGGCCCCCGTCTCGGCCGCCGATTCCGTACTCACGCACATCATAGCGGCTGTGCGCTGCCCTGCGATGCAGGATGGACGCACGCCGCTGCAGCAGTTGTGCGACTTCCTCTCCAATAAGCACCTCATGCTCGTGCTGGACAATTTCGAACACGTGCTCGATGCGGCCGACTCGGTGGTCGAGCTGCTGAAGGCCGCGCCCGCCCTCAAGGTGCTGGTGACATCGCGCGAACGGCTCAACCTGAGCGCCGAGACGGTCTATCCGCTCGGCGGTCTCGATTTTCCAGAGGCCGCGGGCGACCACGAACAAAGAGAATACGGCGCGATGCAGCTGTTCGTGCAGTCGGCACAGCGCGCCGACGCGCGTTTCGCTGCACCGCCCGAAGAAATCGCGCGCGTCTGCCGCCTCGTGCAGGGTATGCCGCTGGCGATCGAACTAGCCGCCGCGTGGGTCAGCGTGATGACGCCGGCCGAAATTGCGGCGGAAATCGAACGCAGCGCCGATGTCCTCTATACCGACGCCCGCGACATACCGGAGCGCATGCGCAGTATTCGTGCCGTATTCGAGTCGACGTGGGCGCGGCTGACCGAACCGGAGCGCAGTGCGTTCGCCGCGATGTCGGTCTTTCGCGGCGGGTGTACACAGGAGGCCGCGCTGGGTGACCGGCGTAGGCCGGCCTGTTATCGCGTCGCTGGTCGGCAAGGCGCTGCTCTGGCGCGACGCGCAGACTGGCCGACTGAGTATCCATGA
- a CDS encoding AAA family ATPase, translating to MTAADMRTPIEPLHPRELEILSLLEQDLSDREIAARLHLSPTTVKWYNRQIFQKLGVESRKQAAERASALGLLEAPPDHDASPHNLPTALTPFIGRVDELDWLGRWTTDPSNRLLTVTAPGGMGKSRLAIAAAQRALTRFPDGVFFVPMAPITKPDDVVGAVAAQVGVPRIASERSVLQQICDYLSNKRLLLVLDNFEHLLDAADLVTAMLQAGPALKVLVTSRERLNLSVETVYPISGLQYPTTGTESDLGEYGAVQLFVQSAQRADPHFAGHDEDIAYICRLVQGMPLAIELAAAWVSVMTPAEIAAEIERSADVLYTDARDIP from the coding sequence ATGACCGCCGCCGATATGCGCACGCCGATTGAGCCGCTTCACCCACGCGAGCTAGAGATCCTGTCGCTGCTGGAACAGGACCTCTCCGACCGCGAGATTGCGGCGCGTCTTCACCTGAGTCCCACCACCGTCAAGTGGTACAACCGGCAGATCTTCCAAAAGCTCGGCGTCGAAAGTCGCAAACAGGCGGCCGAGCGCGCCAGTGCGCTCGGCTTGCTCGAGGCGCCGCCCGATCACGACGCTTCGCCCCACAACCTGCCGACCGCGTTAACTCCATTCATTGGTCGCGTCGACGAACTGGACTGGCTTGGCCGATGGACCACCGATCCATCCAACCGCTTACTCACTGTCACCGCACCCGGTGGCATGGGCAAGTCGCGCCTTGCCATTGCGGCGGCACAACGGGCACTGACCCGTTTCCCTGACGGCGTGTTCTTCGTCCCAATGGCCCCCATCACGAAACCGGATGATGTCGTCGGCGCAGTCGCAGCGCAAGTTGGCGTACCACGAATTGCGAGCGAGCGATCCGTATTGCAGCAAATCTGCGATTATCTCTCCAACAAGCGCCTCCTGCTCGTGCTAGACAACTTCGAGCATCTGCTCGATGCGGCAGACCTCGTGACGGCGATGCTTCAAGCCGGGCCCGCCCTCAAGGTGCTGGTCACGTCGCGCGAACGCCTCAACCTCAGCGTCGAGACTGTCTATCCCATCAGCGGCCTGCAATACCCTACGACCGGCACCGAGAGCGACCTCGGCGAATACGGCGCGGTGCAGTTGTTCGTGCAGTCGGCCCAGCGCGCAGACCCGCACTTTGCAGGCCACGATGAAGACATCGCGTACATCTGCCGTCTGGTACAGGGCATGCCGCTGGCGATCGAGCTAGCCGCCGCGTGGGTCAGCGTGATGACGCCGGCCGAAATTGCGGCGGAAATCGAACGCAGCGCCGATGTCCTCTATACCGACGCCCGCGACATACCGTAG
- a CDS encoding disulfide bond formation protein B: MSDITAPTAPTGLRAVFARFTFLHLAWVQAAVAMAGSLYFSEIARYVPCSLCWYQRIAMYPLVAILGVGILRRDPKVKWYALPLSIIGMGISLFHSAMQYGLIPATACSAVESTSCTIGWLNWLGFIEIPLLAFVAFAVITLSLFLYQPAVAADEA, translated from the coding sequence ATGAGCGACATCACCGCCCCGACAGCCCCTACCGGCCTCCGTGCCGTATTCGCCCGCTTCACCTTTTTGCATCTTGCGTGGGTGCAGGCCGCGGTCGCGATGGCCGGCAGCTTGTATTTCAGCGAGATCGCCCGCTATGTGCCGTGCAGCTTGTGCTGGTATCAGCGCATCGCCATGTACCCGCTGGTGGCGATCCTCGGCGTTGGCATTTTGCGCCGCGACCCCAAAGTGAAGTGGTACGCGCTGCCGCTGAGCATCATTGGGATGGGCATTTCGCTGTTCCACTCGGCCATGCAGTACGGTCTGATTCCGGCGACCGCGTGCTCGGCGGTCGAGTCGACGAGCTGCACCATCGGTTGGCTGAACTGGCTCGGCTTCATCGAGATTCCGCTGCTGGCGTTTGTCGCCTTCGCCGTGATCACCCTGTCACTGTTCCTGTATCAGCCGGCGGTTGCTGCGGATGAGGCGTAA
- a CDS encoding cytochrome c translates to MRRKLVIFAIGLAVTASLVGCRPSLAEIHQTETAAPTRTPRFTPGPRTPTPIPPTDVPIPPEQRGEILFRGQGACLSCHTVDGSENPNGPSAVGMVERIQAREPDADIRELLRHAIVDTNAFILEPYRGDLMPTNFGEIFTDEQLNDIITYILSIQ, encoded by the coding sequence ATGAGGCGTAAGCTCGTCATCTTCGCCATCGGGTTGGCCGTGACAGCATCGCTCGTAGGCTGCCGGCCCTCCCTCGCAGAAATTCACCAGACGGAGACCGCCGCGCCGACACGGACACCGCGCTTCACGCCCGGGCCGCGCACGCCCACGCCCATCCCGCCGACCGACGTGCCGATCCCGCCCGAACAGCGTGGCGAAATCCTGTTTCGCGGGCAGGGCGCGTGCCTGAGCTGTCATACCGTTGACGGCAGCGAGAACCCCAACGGCCCGTCGGCAGTCGGCATGGTCGAGCGGATTCAGGCGCGTGAGCCCGACGCGGACATCCGCGAGCTGCTGCGACACGCGATTGTCGATACCAACGCGTTCATTTTGGAGCCGTACCGGGGCGATCTGATGCCGACCAATTTCGGCGAGATCTTCACCGACGAACAGCTCAACGACATCATCACGTACATCCTGTCGATTCAGTAG